A window from Tindallia magadiensis encodes these proteins:
- a CDS encoding adenosylhomocysteinase: MSTVQMIKNAKEASKIRNMDLAPQGKLKLDWVQAHMPLLNEVKQQFEKSQPFKGMKIAICLHLEAKTGYLAQVVQAGGADVVVCGSNPLSTQDDVVAALVDSGITAYAWHNTTDEEYHELINDTLDFEPDAIIDDGGDLVKILHSQRPEQAKTIIGGCEETTTGIHRLKALEKEGLLEFPMMAVNDAYCKYLFDNRYGTGQSVWDGINRTTNLVASGKTVVVIGYGWCGKGVAMRAKGLGAKVVVTEIDAIKALEAHMDGFDVLPMEEAASLGDIFITVTGNRDVISSRHFDKMKDGAVMCNGGHFDIEINKIELGEKAETQRTVRNNIEEYRMADGRNLFLIAGGRLVNLAAGDGHPVEVMDLTFALQALSLQYVVENKGSLPAKVLSVPEALDQYVANLRLKTLGITIDQLTSEQEAYLNSWA, encoded by the coding sequence ATGTCAACAGTACAAATGATAAAAAATGCCAAAGAAGCATCAAAAATTCGCAATATGGATCTTGCACCACAGGGGAAACTAAAATTAGACTGGGTACAGGCACATATGCCTCTGTTAAACGAAGTTAAGCAGCAATTTGAAAAAAGCCAGCCCTTCAAGGGCATGAAAATTGCTATTTGTCTCCATTTAGAAGCAAAAACCGGCTATCTGGCACAGGTAGTTCAGGCTGGCGGTGCTGACGTGGTGGTCTGCGGCAGCAATCCATTGTCAACTCAGGACGACGTGGTGGCAGCACTGGTAGATTCTGGTATTACAGCCTATGCATGGCATAATACAACAGATGAAGAATATCATGAACTAATCAACGATACCCTGGATTTTGAGCCGGACGCCATTATTGATGATGGGGGAGATCTGGTAAAAATCCTTCACAGCCAACGGCCAGAACAGGCAAAAACCATTATTGGCGGTTGCGAAGAAACGACTACAGGCATTCATCGGTTAAAAGCCTTGGAAAAAGAAGGGCTTCTGGAATTTCCAATGATGGCGGTGAATGATGCCTATTGTAAATACCTTTTTGATAATCGTTACGGAACAGGTCAGTCTGTTTGGGATGGGATCAACCGAACAACCAACTTGGTGGCCAGTGGTAAGACAGTAGTGGTAATTGGTTATGGCTGGTGCGGTAAAGGGGTTGCCATGAGAGCCAAAGGGCTGGGTGCAAAAGTAGTCGTAACAGAAATTGACGCTATTAAAGCCTTAGAAGCCCATATGGATGGTTTTGATGTGTTGCCAATGGAAGAAGCGGCTTCTCTGGGAGATATTTTTATTACAGTAACCGGGAACCGTGATGTGATTAGTAGTCGTCATTTTGATAAAATGAAAGACGGCGCGGTTATGTGTAACGGAGGACATTTTGATATTGAAATTAACAAAATAGAGTTGGGAGAAAAAGCGGAAACCCAACGAACCGTCCGCAATAATATTGAAGAGTATCGGATGGCTGACGGTCGAAACCTGTTTCTGATTGCTGGCGGACGATTGGTGAATTTGGCGGCCGGTGATGGTCATCCAGTGGAAGTAATGGATTTAACCTTTGCCTTACAAGCCTTATCCCTGCAGTATGTGGTCGAAAACAAAGGAAGTTTACCGGCGAAAGTATTATCGGTTCCAGAAGCATTAGATCAATATGTAGCAAACCTTCGCCTGAAAACCTTAGGCATTACTATTGACCAACTGACATCAGAACAGGAAGCTTATTTGAATAGCTGGGCTTAA
- a CDS encoding ABC transporter ATP-binding protein, with product MIKISGLIKRFEDTEALTSLTMKVNKGSIYGLLGSNGAGKTTLLKTLAGIYQEDEGEVQISEEPVFENESLKQRLIMVPDTLYFFPGFTVEEMADFYRKIYHRWTEERYRQLESVFGISRQQKIQKLSKGMQRQVAFWLSLSVMPDIMILDEPLDGLDSVMRQKVKNLLVQDVAEREMTIIISSHNLREMEDFCDHVGILHQGKLLLEKDLDELKKDIHKIQIAFKETPPEEMFQKMNILHTEKRGSVHLMIIRGVKEKLIEEFKAFQPVIVDILPLTLEEIFIYEMGDHAYEVDQVIFA from the coding sequence ATGATTAAAATCAGCGGACTAATCAAACGCTTTGAAGATACGGAAGCATTAACCAGTTTAACCATGAAAGTCAATAAAGGTTCGATTTATGGATTGTTAGGCTCCAATGGAGCGGGGAAAACGACCCTGTTAAAAACATTGGCAGGTATTTATCAGGAAGATGAAGGTGAAGTGCAGATTAGCGAAGAACCTGTTTTTGAAAATGAGAGCTTGAAACAAAGGCTGATCATGGTTCCGGACACCTTGTATTTTTTTCCTGGTTTTACGGTAGAAGAAATGGCGGATTTTTATCGGAAAATTTATCATCGCTGGACAGAAGAACGATATCGACAGTTAGAAAGCGTTTTTGGTATCAGCCGGCAGCAAAAGATTCAAAAACTTTCCAAAGGAATGCAGCGTCAGGTAGCCTTTTGGCTGTCCTTATCAGTAATGCCAGATATTATGATTTTAGATGAACCTCTGGATGGGCTGGATTCGGTGATGCGTCAAAAAGTAAAAAACTTGCTGGTGCAGGACGTGGCAGAGCGGGAAATGACCATTATTATTTCTTCTCACAATTTGAGGGAAATGGAAGATTTTTGTGACCATGTCGGGATTTTGCATCAGGGAAAACTGCTATTGGAAAAAGACTTGGATGAACTAAAAAAAGACATTCATAAAATCCAGATAGCCTTTAAGGAAACGCCGCCGGAAGAGATGTTTCAGAAAATGAATATCCTTCATACAGAGAAAAGGGGCAGTGTTCACCTAATGATTATCCGAGGAGTGAAGGAAAAGCTGATAGAAGAATTCAAAGCCTTTCAGCCGGTCATTGTGGATATCCTTCCCTTAACTCTGGAAGAAATATTTATTTACGAAATGGGGGATCACGCCTATGAAGTGGATCAAGTCATTTTTGCATAA
- a CDS encoding carbohydrate kinase family protein: MKPKIVSLGEILIDFTPVATNGKNPRFDQNPGGAPMNVLAAASKLGIHTDFIGCVGEDQFGHFLLDFLENQGIGNSHVILSDTHHTTLAFVHLKENGERDFSFYRKHGADLMLREEDIKESFFKEAKVFHFGSLSLTADPSRSATRKAIAMAKERQCIISYDPNLRPPLWDSLEKAKVHILSVMEEVDILKLSEEELIFLTGISDIVEASDRLYQEYNLPLMIVTMGEKGCALRRRKEFGQVEGVSVKAVDTTGAGDSHLGAMLAQFLTKKHYAVASFEELLTYAKFANAYAGYVTTKFGSAEIMPDKERLIQWAESSLSFLGD; the protein is encoded by the coding sequence ATGAAACCCAAAATAGTGTCTTTGGGAGAAATCCTGATTGACTTTACACCGGTGGCAACCAATGGGAAAAACCCCAGATTTGATCAAAATCCAGGTGGTGCTCCGATGAATGTATTGGCAGCGGCGTCTAAACTGGGAATCCATACAGATTTCATTGGCTGTGTAGGTGAGGATCAGTTCGGGCATTTTCTCCTTGATTTTCTGGAAAACCAAGGTATTGGAAATTCGCATGTGATTCTTTCGGATACTCATCATACTACCTTAGCCTTTGTTCACTTAAAGGAAAATGGAGAACGGGATTTTAGCTTTTATCGAAAGCATGGTGCGGATCTGATGTTGCGGGAAGAAGATATTAAAGAATCCTTTTTCAAAGAGGCGAAGGTATTTCACTTTGGATCCCTGTCTTTGACAGCGGATCCCTCCAGAAGCGCCACCAGAAAAGCCATTGCCATGGCAAAAGAGAGACAGTGTATCATAAGCTATGACCCAAACCTCCGACCTCCCTTATGGGATTCCCTGGAAAAAGCAAAAGTCCACATTCTTTCCGTTATGGAAGAGGTGGACATTCTGAAACTGTCAGAAGAAGAACTAATATTTCTGACAGGTATAAGCGACATAGTGGAAGCTTCTGATCGTTTGTATCAGGAATACAATCTTCCGCTGATGATTGTAACCATGGGTGAAAAAGGATGCGCATTACGAAGAAGGAAAGAGTTTGGGCAGGTAGAAGGTGTTTCTGTGAAGGCAGTAGACACCACTGGTGCTGGTGATAGTCACCTTGGTGCGATGCTGGCACAGTTTCTGACAAAAAAGCATTATGCTGTCGCTTCTTTTGAAGAACTTCTCACCTACGCCAAATTTGCCAATGCTTATGCTGGTTACGTTACCACCAAGTTTGGAAGCGCGGAAATAATGCCTGATAAAGAAAGGCTTATACAATGGGCAGAATCATCGCTATCGTTCCTTGGGGATTAG
- the brnQ gene encoding branched-chain amino acid transport system II carrier protein has translation MSRQSKDIMVIGFALFAMFLGAGNLIFPPFLGFQSGDGWIFSAAGFLVSGVGLSILGILAVTTAGGKTEALAEKVSPLFATLLTTTIILTIGPLVAIPRTAATAYELGILSLFPQVPAILSSLLFFAVTLWLVINPTNVIDKLGKVLTPVMLFLLLGIIIKGIFFPSGAPTSSTMQAPFADGFLLGYQTMDALASVIFAGTIVTAVKARGYQEQEVISITSKAGCVAGIALASIYGGLILLGANAMNILPADASRSDVLTSVTHMSMGEIGVASMAIVVILACLTTAVGLTTTVGHYFQHLSRGRLPYRWLVTATVIFSALLANAGIDRIVQFAGPILDILYPVVIVLIILNLLERWVSLEDAYVGSVVGVLSLRLLDILLLLGISHRKVEGWLEMVPFSEYGLAWLLPAFFGGVLSWSWKRVWHLIPKER, from the coding sequence ATGTCAAGACAGTCAAAAGATATCATGGTTATTGGATTTGCTTTGTTTGCAATGTTTCTGGGAGCAGGAAATTTGATTTTCCCGCCTTTTCTTGGGTTTCAGTCAGGAGATGGCTGGATCTTTTCTGCAGCTGGCTTTTTAGTATCCGGGGTAGGCTTGTCCATATTAGGAATTTTGGCCGTTACCACGGCCGGTGGAAAGACAGAGGCTCTTGCGGAAAAGGTCAGTCCCCTTTTTGCCACCTTGCTGACAACCACTATTATTCTAACCATTGGTCCTCTGGTAGCCATTCCCCGAACGGCTGCTACGGCTTACGAACTAGGTATTCTATCCCTTTTCCCACAAGTACCGGCAATCCTTTCTTCTCTGCTCTTTTTTGCCGTGACCTTATGGTTAGTTATTAATCCTACAAATGTGATTGATAAACTGGGAAAAGTACTGACACCAGTGATGCTCTTTTTGCTGCTGGGCATCATCATAAAAGGTATTTTCTTCCCCTCCGGCGCTCCAACTTCTTCGACTATGCAGGCGCCTTTTGCCGATGGGTTTTTATTAGGTTATCAAACCATGGATGCGCTAGCCTCCGTCATTTTTGCCGGAACCATCGTAACCGCCGTTAAAGCTCGGGGCTATCAGGAGCAGGAAGTGATTTCTATTACCTCCAAGGCTGGCTGTGTCGCCGGAATTGCTTTAGCATCCATTTACGGTGGATTGATTCTACTGGGCGCTAATGCTATGAACATACTGCCTGCCGATGCCAGTCGAAGTGACGTATTAACCAGTGTGACCCATATGTCCATGGGAGAAATCGGAGTAGCTTCTATGGCCATCGTAGTGATTTTAGCTTGTTTAACGACAGCCGTTGGGTTGACCACTACCGTTGGTCATTATTTTCAGCATTTGTCCCGAGGCCGTTTGCCTTATCGCTGGTTGGTGACAGCAACGGTGATCTTCAGTGCCCTGCTGGCCAATGCCGGGATCGATCGAATTGTGCAGTTTGCAGGACCTATTCTGGATATTTTATATCCAGTGGTAATTGTGCTGATTATCCTCAATTTACTGGAACGATGGGTTTCTTTAGAAGATGCTTATGTTGGCAGTGTGGTTGGGGTCCTGTCTTTACGTCTTCTGGACATTCTTTTATTATTGGGTATTTCCCACCGAAAAGTGGAAGGATGGCTAGAAATGGTTCCTTTCAGTGAATATGGGCTGGCCTGGCTTTTGCCAGCTTTCTTCGGCGGAGTCCTTTCATGGAGTTGGAAACGTGTGTGGCACCTAATCCCCAAGGAACGATAG
- a CDS encoding NAD(P)-dependent alcohol dehydrogenase, with product MKEKMKAAVMKTLGVIEYEERPIPTVKEDEVLVKLEYVGICGSDMHYYETGQIGPYKVEGPFVLGHEASGRVVEIGKKVRHLSKGDKVALEPGITCGKCEFCKTGNYNLCADVEFFATPPYDGVFQEYVSHKADLCFKLPESISTLTGALIEPLAVGMHAVNLGKAEAGQTVVVTGAGAIGLVTMLASIYKGVNKVIVVDVLPKRLEKAKELGATHVINGAEEDALKKIMELTDGKGCDLAIDTAGSEITVNQMIHSVKKGARIVLVGYSSSEKMSLEMNLALDKELTFKTVFRYRHIYPMAIDAASSGKINLEGIVTDLFDFEEVPEAMDSSSKQKADIVKAVIKFQKGIDKP from the coding sequence ATGAAAGAAAAAATGAAAGCAGCGGTCATGAAAACATTAGGTGTAATCGAATATGAAGAACGACCGATTCCTACAGTGAAAGAGGATGAAGTGCTGGTAAAACTGGAGTATGTAGGAATTTGCGGTTCGGATATGCATTATTATGAAACAGGACAGATCGGTCCATACAAGGTAGAGGGTCCTTTTGTTCTGGGGCATGAAGCCAGTGGAAGGGTGGTAGAAATTGGAAAAAAGGTTCGTCATTTGTCTAAGGGAGATAAAGTAGCCCTAGAACCAGGAATTACCTGTGGTAAGTGTGAATTCTGTAAAACAGGAAATTATAATTTATGTGCAGACGTAGAATTTTTTGCAACACCTCCCTACGATGGTGTGTTTCAGGAATATGTAAGTCATAAAGCAGATTTATGCTTTAAGCTGCCGGAGTCGATATCCACCCTGACAGGTGCTTTGATCGAACCTTTGGCCGTAGGCATGCATGCCGTTAACTTAGGGAAAGCAGAAGCTGGACAAACGGTGGTAGTAACAGGTGCCGGAGCAATCGGGTTAGTGACCATGCTTGCTTCAATCTATAAAGGTGTCAATAAAGTGATTGTGGTGGACGTTTTGCCAAAAAGGTTGGAAAAGGCAAAGGAATTAGGCGCTACCCATGTGATCAATGGCGCTGAAGAAGATGCTCTTAAAAAAATCATGGAGCTGACGGATGGAAAAGGTTGCGATCTGGCTATTGATACGGCTGGAAGTGAAATAACGGTTAATCAGATGATTCATAGCGTGAAAAAAGGGGCACGGATTGTTTTGGTCGGGTATAGCTCTTCTGAAAAAATGAGCCTGGAAATGAATTTAGCTTTGGACAAAGAACTGACTTTCAAGACTGTATTCAGGTATCGACATATCTATCCTATGGCCATTGATGCAGCCAGTAGCGGAAAAATTAATCTGGAAGGTATTGTGACGGATCTTTTTGATTTTGAAGAGGTGCCGGAGGCGATGGATTCCAGTTCAAAACAGAAAGCCGATATTGTAAAAGCGGTTATTAAGTTCCAGAAAGGAATCGATAAACCATGA
- a CDS encoding sugar ABC transporter ATP-binding protein, with amino-acid sequence MSDTKPILELRNITKIYPGVTALDDVSIEIEEGEIHAIVGENGAGKSTLIKTCTGAVVPSGGKIIINGESFTEMNPKLSVEKGIAAIYQEFNLVGQLSVAENIFLGRAIRKGMLIDRGAMVKESKKIFDQFHMDIDPNKLVSELTVGYQQIVEIAKAMSQNAKVLIMDEPSAPLTRKEAEAMYQIVHQLKAAGVTVIYISHRMDEIFKLSDRITVLRDGKKIETLMAKETNLDQIVKRMVGRELKENYPKRSVQPRDRVIFQVDGLTGNGVKDISFQLKEGEVLGIGGLIGAGRTELAELLFGAKLPESGKIYLKEKEIFPKTPRQAIDYGIAYVPEDRKGKGALLDIDIRGNISISILNRLAKFFVVDEKEENRIAESYKESIRIKTPNLEEKMKHLSGGNQQKVIIAKWLATNPEVIILDEPTRGIDVGAKLEIYKLINSLVESGKTILMISSEMEELMGMSDRILVLSEGKIAGTLSKDEFCQEKIMTYASIVSRKE; translated from the coding sequence ATGAGTGATACAAAGCCAATATTAGAACTCAGGAACATTACAAAAATATATCCGGGCGTTACAGCCTTGGACGATGTCAGTATAGAGATTGAAGAAGGAGAAATCCATGCGATTGTCGGCGAAAATGGAGCCGGTAAATCGACCTTAATCAAAACCTGTACAGGGGCCGTTGTTCCCAGTGGAGGGAAGATTATCATCAATGGTGAAAGCTTTACTGAGATGAACCCAAAGCTTTCCGTGGAGAAAGGGATTGCCGCTATTTATCAGGAATTCAACCTAGTGGGGCAATTATCGGTAGCCGAAAATATTTTTTTGGGAAGAGCTATCAGAAAAGGAATGCTTATTGATCGCGGGGCAATGGTGAAGGAATCAAAGAAGATTTTTGACCAGTTTCATATGGATATTGACCCGAACAAATTGGTCAGTGAACTGACGGTGGGTTATCAACAGATTGTTGAGATTGCAAAAGCCATGTCGCAAAATGCCAAAGTCCTGATTATGGATGAACCTTCAGCACCGTTGACCAGAAAAGAAGCAGAAGCCATGTATCAAATAGTTCATCAATTAAAGGCGGCAGGCGTGACGGTTATCTACATTTCCCATAGAATGGATGAAATCTTTAAGCTTTCTGACCGGATAACCGTATTAAGAGACGGAAAAAAGATAGAAACCTTAATGGCAAAAGAAACAAACCTTGATCAAATTGTAAAACGAATGGTAGGAAGAGAACTAAAAGAAAATTATCCGAAACGCTCGGTGCAACCGAGAGATCGAGTGATTTTTCAGGTAGATGGATTAACAGGAAATGGTGTAAAAGATATTTCTTTCCAATTAAAAGAAGGCGAAGTTCTGGGGATTGGTGGTTTGATTGGAGCTGGAAGAACTGAATTGGCAGAACTTTTATTTGGTGCCAAACTCCCGGAAAGTGGAAAGATCTATCTAAAGGAGAAAGAAATTTTTCCTAAAACCCCCAGACAAGCGATCGATTATGGCATTGCCTATGTTCCGGAAGATCGTAAAGGCAAAGGTGCTTTACTGGATATTGATATCAGAGGTAATATCAGTATATCGATTTTGAATAGATTGGCAAAATTCTTTGTGGTGGACGAAAAAGAAGAAAATAGGATAGCGGAATCTTATAAAGAAAGCATACGGATCAAAACTCCGAATTTAGAAGAAAAAATGAAACATCTCAGTGGCGGCAATCAGCAAAAAGTAATCATTGCCAAGTGGCTTGCCACAAATCCGGAAGTGATTATTCTGGATGAACCGACAAGAGGGATTGATGTAGGTGCAAAGCTGGAAATATATAAGTTGATCAACTCATTAGTAGAATCCGGGAAAACGATTTTAATGATTTCCTCAGAAATGGAAGAATTGATGGGAATGTCAGATCGTATTCTGGTACTATCTGAAGGTAAAATAGCCGGCACTTTATCAAAAGACGAATTTTGTCAGGAAAAAATAATGACTTACGCTTCCATTGTAAGTAGAAAGGAATAG
- a CDS encoding aspartate/glutamate racemase family protein has protein sequence MSSSRNVSGRFTDHLIGIIGGTPVDAHMGVTFFQQRGVNAIGVGLSASPEEATLLQVLYPLKLQRLITREILLMKQTHRISKVCIFCNSLSAAINLEELQTETGLRIITPLNVYQQTAHLYDKVGLLAANCQSLRGIENVIMEARETTQVVGTALLQLVIAIEKATPPEKIMQDQGLFHLLKFFETIGVPALILGCTHFPYLKNSLESHTFLEIIDPAEEMLSMLLTS, from the coding sequence ATGAGTTCTAGTCGCAATGTTTCAGGCCGTTTTACAGATCATCTTATCGGTATTATTGGCGGTACTCCTGTTGATGCTCATATGGGCGTCACTTTTTTTCAACAGCGGGGCGTCAACGCTATTGGTGTCGGTCTTTCCGCTTCCCCGGAAGAAGCCACCCTTTTGCAAGTGCTTTATCCTCTAAAACTGCAACGGTTAATCACCAGAGAAATCCTTTTGATGAAACAAACTCATCGTATTAGCAAAGTATGTATTTTTTGCAATTCTCTAAGCGCCGCCATCAATCTGGAAGAACTTCAAACAGAAACTGGTCTTCGCATCATCACTCCCTTAAACGTTTATCAGCAGACTGCCCATCTTTATGACAAGGTAGGGTTATTGGCCGCTAATTGTCAGTCTCTACGAGGTATTGAAAACGTCATCATGGAGGCCAGGGAAACGACTCAGGTAGTGGGAACCGCCCTGCTTCAACTGGTTATTGCCATCGAAAAGGCTACCCCACCAGAGAAAATAATGCAGGATCAGGGCCTTTTTCATTTACTGAAATTTTTTGAAACCATTGGTGTACCTGCTCTTATTCTGGGATGTACTCATTTTCCTTATCTAAAAAATTCCCTTGAATCCCACACGTTTCTGGAAATTATCGACCCTGCCGAAGAGATGCTCTCCATGCTATTAACCTCCTAA
- a CDS encoding GntR family transcriptional regulator: MFELDLRSRIPIYEQLVERIKEMIITELLKSDEQLPSVRSLAQQLTINPNTIQKAYRELEKQGYVYTVQGRGNFVSPVMEKMQKEKKEELRQQLKKLMAEAFYLGMDPGDMHQMIDEVMEQQGGGEKND; the protein is encoded by the coding sequence ATGTTCGAACTGGATTTAAGGAGTCGAATACCCATCTATGAACAACTAGTAGAAAGGATTAAAGAAATGATTATTACAGAATTGTTAAAATCTGACGAACAACTGCCTTCTGTTCGATCTCTGGCACAACAATTAACCATCAATCCAAATACCATTCAAAAAGCTTACCGGGAGCTGGAAAAGCAAGGATATGTCTATACGGTACAAGGACGGGGGAATTTTGTTTCACCAGTAATGGAAAAAATGCAAAAGGAAAAGAAGGAGGAGTTACGGCAACAGCTGAAAAAATTAATGGCGGAAGCTTTTTATCTTGGAATGGATCCGGGAGATATGCATCAAATGATCGATGAAGTGATGGAACAGCAAGGGGGAGGCGAAAAGAATGATTAA
- a CDS encoding ABC transporter permease: MKHIESFKKYGIFMVLVILMTYFSFASSSFLSTNNLFTIARQVSMLGIAAVGMAFVLLIGGIDLSIGSQVTLVNIVAAWLMVNAGVHPVLAVLLALTMSTAIGFFNGWIISTIKMPPIIVTLSMMIILEGVAYLVCKGLPIFGFPSSFSIIGQGYVGIIPIPVIIMVAIMGLGAFILNRTYFGRYFYAVGGNEEAATLSGINVVRVKYLVYSLSGLFAGIAGIVMLSRTNSGQVLVGKGFEFEVLTACVLGGVSVNGGQGKISNVFAGVLIIGVLSNGLVLLNVSQFTQMVIKGSVLLLAVAFDSIQKQQRNKKIKEKKTGAEASSGS, encoded by the coding sequence ATGAAGCATATTGAATCATTCAAAAAATATGGTATTTTCATGGTTTTAGTGATATTAATGACCTACTTTTCATTTGCCTCCAGTTCATTCCTTAGTACGAACAATTTATTTACCATTGCTCGGCAAGTTTCGATGTTAGGGATTGCCGCTGTTGGAATGGCATTTGTGTTACTGATTGGAGGTATTGATCTGTCCATTGGTTCACAAGTTACGCTGGTAAATATTGTGGCAGCCTGGTTAATGGTAAATGCTGGCGTTCATCCGGTATTAGCGGTACTTTTGGCACTGACGATGAGTACGGCCATTGGATTTTTTAACGGATGGATTATTTCAACGATTAAAATGCCTCCCATCATTGTGACGTTAAGCATGATGATTATTTTAGAGGGAGTCGCTTATTTAGTTTGTAAAGGACTACCAATTTTTGGATTTCCCAGCTCTTTTTCTATTATAGGACAAGGGTATGTAGGTATTATTCCGATACCTGTGATCATTATGGTTGCAATTATGGGATTAGGGGCATTTATTCTTAACCGAACCTATTTCGGAAGGTATTTTTACGCTGTTGGCGGCAACGAAGAAGCGGCGACTTTGTCCGGTATTAATGTGGTTAGAGTTAAGTATCTGGTGTATTCTTTATCCGGCTTGTTTGCAGGTATTGCAGGTATTGTGATGTTATCAAGAACTAATTCTGGTCAGGTGCTTGTCGGAAAAGGGTTTGAATTTGAAGTCCTGACAGCTTGTGTGCTAGGCGGTGTCAGTGTCAATGGTGGTCAGGGGAAAATATCCAACGTATTTGCCGGAGTTTTAATAATAGGTGTCCTTAGTAATGGACTGGTACTCTTAAATGTCAGCCAGTTTACACAAATGGTTATTAAAGGCAGCGTTTTGTTACTGGCTGTTGCTTTTGATTCCATTCAAAAACAACAACGAAATAAGAAAATAAAAGAAAAGAAAACGGGAGCTGAAGCGAGCTCTGGTAGTTAA
- the galE gene encoding UDP-glucose 4-epimerase GalE, with protein sequence MTILITGGAGYIGSHTVAYFQQQEKEVVVVDNLQAGHRKSVEVDHFYSVDIRDQEALDQVFKNHKIQSVIHFAASSLVGESMEKPYEYYHNNVYGMLCLLKVMKNNGVKNLVFSSTAAVYGEPENIPIQEMDKTDPTNTYGETKLAMEKMMKWFDQAYGIKYISLRYFNAAGAHEKGHIGEEHDPETHLIPLVLQIPMKKRQSLFIFGDDYPTTDGTCVRDYIHVMDLASAHYLAQQYLVSGNRSDVFNLGNGNGYSVKEVVAAARNITGHKIPAKIKERRPGDPAILIASSEKARKILGWSPQYPSLEKIIEDAWQWHSRKE encoded by the coding sequence GTGACAATTCTTATTACTGGCGGAGCGGGCTATATTGGAAGCCATACCGTTGCCTACTTTCAGCAACAAGAAAAAGAAGTGGTGGTAGTGGACAACTTGCAGGCTGGCCATCGAAAATCTGTGGAAGTGGATCATTTTTATTCAGTGGATATTCGAGATCAGGAAGCCTTAGACCAAGTATTCAAAAACCATAAGATTCAAAGTGTGATTCATTTTGCTGCCAGTTCGCTGGTGGGAGAAAGTATGGAAAAACCTTACGAATACTATCATAATAATGTATATGGCATGTTATGCTTATTGAAAGTAATGAAAAACAACGGGGTGAAAAACCTGGTGTTTTCTTCTACGGCCGCTGTCTACGGCGAACCGGAGAATATTCCGATTCAGGAGATGGACAAGACAGATCCAACCAATACCTATGGGGAAACAAAGCTTGCCATGGAAAAAATGATGAAATGGTTTGATCAGGCCTATGGAATAAAATACATTTCTCTGCGGTATTTTAATGCGGCAGGAGCCCATGAGAAAGGGCATATAGGTGAAGAGCATGATCCGGAAACTCATTTAATTCCGTTAGTGCTACAGATTCCAATGAAAAAAAGGCAGTCGCTTTTTATTTTTGGAGATGATTATCCTACGACGGATGGAACCTGTGTAAGAGACTATATTCATGTGATGGATCTGGCCTCGGCTCATTATTTGGCACAGCAGTATCTGGTGTCAGGAAACAGGAGTGATGTTTTTAATCTGGGAAATGGTAATGGATATTCTGTAAAAGAAGTAGTGGCAGCAGCAAGAAACATTACCGGTCATAAAATTCCGGCTAAAATCAAAGAAAGACGACCGGGAGATCCAGCTATTTTAATTGCATCTTCCGAAAAAGCAAGAAAAATCTTAGGGTGGTCACCTCAATATCCTTCCTTGGAAAAAATCATTGAAGATGCATGGCAATGGCATTCTCGTAAAGAATAA